A genome region from Tolypothrix sp. PCC 7712 includes the following:
- the ftsH gene encoding ATP-dependent zinc metalloprotease FtsH codes for MPVENNNKNQLKPSRWRQFGGSFLILVTVLLLLNFIVPSFLGPRLPQVPYSDFVVQVEAGKVERAMVGSDRIEYVLKTQTPDGNPTEQVLTTTPVALDLDLPKILREHNVEFAAPTPDQNGWLNTLISWVAPPLIFFGIWGFLMNRQGGGPAALTVGKSKARISSDGSTGVKFTDVAGVDEAKVELEEIVDFLKNADKYTRLGAKIPKGALLVGPPGTGKTLLARAIAGEAGVPFFSISGSEFIELFVGVGAARVRDLFDQAKKQAPCIVFIDELDALGKSRAGNGGFVGGNDEREQTLNQLLTEMDGFDANTGVIIIAATNRPEVLDPALRRPGRFDRQIVVDRPDKIGREAILNVHARNVKLAEDVNLATIAIRTPGFAGADLANLVNEAALLAARQNRQAVIMADFNEAIERLVAGLEKRSRVLNETEKKTVAYHEVGHAIVGALMPGAGRVEKISVVPRGVGALGYTIQMPEEDRFLMVEDEIRGRIATLLGGRSAEEVVFGKVSTGASDDIQKATDMAERAITIYGMSDKLGPVAFEKIQQQFIEGYGNPRRSISPQVAEEIDREVKQTLDNAHHIALSILQHNRTLLEDTAQELLQQEILEGASLRERLQQAVAPEELNEWLRTGKISEDRPLLQTLLV; via the coding sequence CAGTTTGGTGGCAGCTTCTTGATATTAGTAACTGTATTATTGCTGCTTAACTTTATTGTTCCCAGTTTCTTAGGCCCGAGATTGCCACAGGTTCCTTATAGTGATTTTGTGGTTCAGGTAGAAGCTGGTAAAGTTGAACGGGCGATGGTAGGTAGCGATCGCATTGAGTATGTCCTCAAAACTCAAACCCCCGATGGCAACCCGACAGAACAAGTATTAACTACTACACCTGTAGCTTTGGATCTCGATTTACCGAAGATTCTCCGCGAGCATAATGTAGAATTTGCTGCGCCTACACCAGACCAAAATGGTTGGCTAAATACTTTAATTAGCTGGGTAGCTCCACCGTTAATTTTCTTTGGTATTTGGGGCTTTTTAATGAATCGTCAAGGAGGCGGCCCTGCTGCTTTGACGGTAGGCAAAAGCAAGGCGCGGATTTCATCTGATGGCAGCACAGGTGTGAAATTTACTGATGTGGCTGGTGTCGATGAAGCCAAAGTGGAATTAGAAGAAATTGTTGATTTCTTAAAGAATGCTGACAAGTACACCCGCTTGGGAGCGAAAATTCCTAAAGGTGCATTGTTGGTAGGGCCTCCAGGGACAGGTAAGACATTATTAGCAAGAGCGATCGCAGGTGAAGCTGGGGTTCCTTTCTTTAGTATTTCCGGTTCTGAATTTATCGAATTGTTCGTTGGTGTCGGTGCTGCACGTGTCCGCGATTTATTCGATCAAGCGAAAAAACAAGCTCCCTGTATTGTCTTTATCGACGAGTTAGACGCACTGGGTAAATCTCGTGCTGGTAATGGTGGCTTTGTGGGTGGTAATGATGAACGTGAGCAAACCCTCAACCAGTTACTCACCGAAATGGATGGTTTTGATGCCAATACAGGCGTAATTATTATCGCCGCTACTAACCGTCCTGAAGTCCTTGACCCCGCATTACGTCGTCCCGGACGCTTTGACCGCCAAATTGTAGTTGATCGCCCTGATAAAATTGGTCGGGAAGCGATTCTTAATGTTCATGCGAGAAACGTTAAATTAGCTGAAGATGTGAATTTAGCTACTATCGCTATCCGCACACCAGGGTTTGCAGGAGCAGATTTAGCCAACCTCGTGAACGAAGCCGCACTGCTAGCAGCCCGTCAAAATCGGCAAGCGGTAATTATGGCAGATTTCAACGAAGCAATTGAGCGCTTAGTGGCTGGTTTAGAAAAACGCTCTCGGGTGTTAAATGAAACCGAGAAGAAGACTGTAGCTTATCACGAAGTTGGTCATGCGATCGTTGGGGCTTTAATGCCTGGGGCTGGTAGAGTAGAAAAAATCTCCGTTGTCCCTCGTGGTGTTGGTGCTTTGGGTTATACAATCCAAATGCCAGAAGAAGACCGCTTTTTAATGGTAGAAGACGAAATTCGCGGACGGATTGCAACTTTATTGGGTGGACGTTCGGCTGAGGAAGTTGTCTTTGGTAAGGTATCTACTGGTGCGTCTGACGATATCCAAAAAGCTACTGATATGGCAGAACGGGCGATTACCATTTATGGTATGAGCGATAAACTGGGGCCAGTAGCATTTGAGAAGATTCAACAGCAATTTATCGAAGGCTATGGAAATCCTCGCCGTTCGATTAGTCCCCAAGTAGCAGAAGAAATTGACCGCGAAGTCAAGCAAACCCTAGATAATGCTCACCATATCGCTTTGAGTATTCTGCAACATAACCGGACATTGCTAGAAGATACTGCACAAGAATTGTTGCAACAAGAAATTTTAGAAGGTGCATCATTGCGGGAACGTCTCCAGCAAGCTGTCGCACCAGAGGAATTAAATGAATGGTTGCGGACAGGGAAGATATCGGAAGATAGACCTTTGTTGCAGACGCTTTTGGTGTAA
- a CDS encoding Uma2 family endonuclease, which translates to MTTAPALTLNEFLKLPETKPASEYIHGRIYQKPMPQGKHSRLQFKFCDVVNQVAETPQIALAFPELRCTFGGRSIVPDATVFSWERIPFDEDGEVPNVFEIYPDWTVEILSPDQKATKVISNILHCLKYGTKLGWLIDPDERLILAFIPRQEPLELTGSESLPIPNFLTLDLTVDQVFAWLKFNR; encoded by the coding sequence ATGACAACAGCACCAGCCTTGACTTTGAACGAATTTCTCAAACTACCAGAAACTAAGCCAGCTAGTGAATATATTCATGGTCGCATCTATCAAAAACCTATGCCTCAAGGGAAACATTCGCGTCTACAATTTAAATTTTGTGACGTTGTTAATCAAGTTGCAGAAACGCCGCAAATTGCTTTAGCATTTCCAGAATTGCGCTGTACATTTGGCGGACGTTCCATAGTTCCCGATGCTACTGTGTTTAGCTGGGAGAGAATTCCCTTTGACGAAGATGGTGAAGTACCTAACGTATTTGAGATTTATCCTGATTGGACGGTAGAAATTCTGTCACCTGACCAAAAAGCTACTAAAGTTATTAGCAATATTTTGCACTGCCTAAAATATGGTACTAAACTTGGATGGTTAATTGACCCAGATGAGCGATTAATTTTAGCTTTTATTCCTAGACAAGAGCCTTTAGAGTTAACTGGTAGCGAATCTCTACCAATACCCAATTTTTTAACACTAGATTTGACAGTTGACCAAGTATTTGCTTGGCTGAAATTTAATCGTTAA